The sequence TGGATGGAAGCATTGAGACTAATGCTCCTGAGCAAACAAACAACTAAAGTCGAGCTACAACACGACATGAAGTACAATTACAAAAATCAAGACGTAAAAAAGCTAAACTAGCTAAACGCTCCTAACCATGGTCATCATATATACATGGATTCGATAGACATTGGTCCACTCAATAGGAGAGCTTCTTGGATGACTTGAGATCCATTGAAACGTCTTGATTTGAATTTTATTAAGAGCCATAGGTCCGGTCCATGAATTTTTACCGAAAACTTTAGCATTCCGATTCTTCCACAAAATGTAGCCGCACACCCACTCAATAACTTGCCATATTTTACATGGAGCGTTATTACTTGCGAGGGATCGATTACCTACAAACATATCATCTAACCCGGAGTAGAAATGATTGTGGATACCCCACCAACGACGAACTCGTGACCACACATCCATGGCAAAAGGACACGTTAACAAGGCATGTTCGACACATTCAATTGCCGAGCTACAAATGGGGCAAAGGAGTGTGTCAAGATCAACACCTCTCTTGTCTAGCTCATCGCGAAACGGTagtctttttaatttttttctccAAATAAAGATGTTCACTTTTTGTGGCAGGAAATTGTTGCGGGCTGTTGAGACAATATGAGCATTCAAACGCAGCAGCTTTTCATTAAGGAGACATGTAAAGACATTAGTCGAAAATTGACCTTTGTTGTGCAGTTTCCATTCCCATTTATCAGAGTCACCATTCACAAAGGAGAACGTTCCATGCAGCCTCTGAAGTTGCTGTAATTCAGTAGCAGTTCTGCCCCTTGAATCTCGAGCCCATTCCCAATTGAATCTCCACGACGAGCTATCTTTTACCAAACGATCCGAAACAAGTGCATCTTCATTTATGTCCAACCTGAAAATTCTTGCAAATTTCTCTAGCAACAATTCATTATTACTTTTTTTATTTACCATTTTACTAATTATGCAAATAATTCACTTAATGAAATAGTTATTGGCGGAAGAATAAAATGGTTTTAAAAGTTGTTTGGTTGTGTATAGCAAAAATGAGTTAATGTAAGAATCACTTCCGATAATTTAAGAGAAATGATCTTCATACGATACTTTTTGATCCATCTACATTTTTTTATCATAAATTTACAGCTATACTCCTAAATTACTATATGGCGGTTGaacttatttataaatataattaagagtATAATAGTAAATTAGACGTATATTATTCAAAAGgtggtgtgtgaggatcacttCCCATAATTTAACCTATTAACATTCGTTCTTTTTAATTTTATTAAATTGAACATAGAGATCATAATTTTAATTGTTGGAATACTCAGTTAATTAATCCTTTATTATTCGTTACCTTTCTATTGTTTTGCTAGAAAGTTTTCATGATACAATCATCGTTAATGAAGTATATAAATAATctataatattaaatttattaagtTTGAAATGCATCATTATCTAATACTCCGtactaaataaatataatatataacaattgaatatAACAATAAGAAAAATGGCACTAAAATTATAttatagtcattttatattttaAGGAATGCCTTTTGCTCAAAGAAGAATAGGCTCAAGTAAACCATATCTACTAAATGGCACCAAGattatagtcgttttatattttaagGAATACATTGCTCAAAGAAGAAAAGGCCAAGTGACCTATAGTTGAGTGTTAAAGGTGTAATCTTCACGAataaaagttgtaatcattcagacGTACGAATAATAACTTGGAGGTTAAAATGTAACTTTTCAATTTATTATAATAAGCATTAAATAAAATCCATCCAATTTTTTGACATAATTTTTTTTCCGATTCAAGTTTCTCCATCattaccgttcaactcgaaataattttactaacaaaacgcaactaatttatttattttcaacttgatcagaagcaaggttgatctctcccgacctgatcagaagcaaggtcggtccaaCTAACGCGCGAGGCCACAGTCCACAATACACAACAACGTAGGTTCAAAGCATAACAACTAGGTCAACGGTGTAGAtcatgtcactatatgccttaacggctagattaactcactcaccaaataccagcacgagaagaactcagaggtcttatagttccgagtcttcacttctcctgatcacctgaAAACATCATAAACAAAGTTAGTATAGCGTTTTAATCAATAATATAATCAATTCATACTATAAAATAAGTCATAACACCAAATATTTATTCTCTGATAAGTCTACAACATGACTCCAATCAATAACGACATCCCGGTGCGTGCGAAACAAGACGTACACTTTAAAACCTCATTTTCCAATCCAAATATAGTTTGATCTAGCTTCTTAAAAGTTATCCATCAAAAAATATTCTTcgttacgattccaacgatattttattcatcaaaaacggagttacggtttgaaagttacgaccaaaacaaattTCACAAAATGCTGAAATGTCATTAAGTATGGGCTGACAAGGTTGAGCCCCTCAACCGTGTGGTTGAGACCTCAACcgcgtgatcaaccgtacggttgatctgtCAAATGCGTGGGTGCTGAAGAACAACACCAGTTCACTGATTTTGGGTTTTTAACACCCAAAACTCGATTTCTGCTTGTTTTAACCACAAaaacacttcaaaaacatcatataacacaTATAGAACATAAATCTAACATATATCAAGCATCACAAACACATAATCATCAAGATTCAAGCATaaaaatgaaatgtcccattcatattgattataaacgtttcatattaattgatttcgttgcgaggttttgacctctatatgagacgtttttcaaagactgcattcgatttttaaaacaaccataacctttattttatcgataaaggtttaaaaacattacgacgattatcaaataatgataatctaaaatatagcgttttcacacgaccattacataatggtttacaataatattacacatcaacttaagtcttcaaatgcagttttaaaacaatattatacaagcatgcagactccaatcttgtctttatttagcatgcaacagcggaagctcttaataatcacctgagaataaacatgctttaaacgtcaacaaaaacgttggtgagttataggtttaacctatatatttatcaatcgtaataatagaccacaagatttccttttcatttctcataaatacacatatcatatcaggcatttcgcaaactgcatagagataaaaatcattcatatggtgaacacctggtaactgaccttaacaaaatgcatatagaatatccccatcattccgggacaacttcggacatgataaattcgaagtactaaagcatccgcgacatggatggggcttgttgggcccgatagatctatctttaggattcgcgtcaattagggtgtctgttccataattcttagattaccagactaaaaggggcatattcggtttaataattcaaccatagaatgtagttccacgtacttgtgtgtattttgtaaaacatttaaaaaattttgcatgtattctcatcccaaaaatattagattttaaaagtgagactataactcactttcacagatttttacttcgtcggaaaataagacttggccacgggtcgattcacgaacctataacaaatatatacatatatatatatatcaaagtatgatcgaaatatattcacaatatgttttattatgttttaatgatttaagtttattaagttaacagtccaacgttcgtagtccacaattagttgtccacagttagtagtacagaaataaatcaatatatattatcttgaatcaatccatgacccagtgtatacaagtctcagactcgatcacaactcaaagtatatatattattttggaatcaacctcaaccctgtatagctaactcgaacattaccgcatatagagtgtctatggttgttccaaataatatatatagatgacgtcgatatgatatgtcaaaacatagtatacgtgtctatggtctatcaaaattacataatatatgttagaatacatgtataatataatataagttagttaggatatggttagtatagatttttgtcaattcatcctgtagtcaaattaaccatttttaaccaattttgttttacccataacttcttcgttttaaatccgttttgagtgaatcaacttgctatgatttcatattgaactgttttttatgaaactaaacagaaaaagtataggtttatagtcggaaatacaggttacaagtcgtttttgtagaggtagtcatatTAGTcgaaaaaaacgacgtcttgatgaccattttgaaaaacatatttccactttgagtttaatcatgatttttggatatagtttcatgttcataagaaaaatcattttctcagaagaacaacttttaaatcaaagtttatcataatttttagttatctaacccaaaacagcccgccgttttactacgacggcgtatgtccgattttacaatgttcttcgtgttttcaggttttaaatcattaagttagcatatcataaagatatataacatgtgtttagttgattttaaacgttaagttagaaggattaactttgtttgcgaacaagtttagaattaactaaactatgttctagtgattacaagtttaaatcttcgaataagatagttatatatatatgaattgaatgatgttatgaacatcattactacctcaagtttagtaggtaaacctactggaaatgacaaaaattgatctagcttcaaaggatcttggatggcttgaaagttcttgaagtagaatcatgacacgaaaacaagttcaagtaagattatcactcgaattaagattgttatagttatagaaattaaatcaaagtttgaatatgagtattaccttaaattagaaagataacctactgtaaataacaaagatttcttgagattggatgatcacttgaaatggatttgcaagattgaaagtaagctagtaaacttgaaagtgttcttaagttgttgttttgtaagttggtttatgtgTGGATTtaagagctagattgatgtagattttgatgaagatgatgaagaacacttagaacatcaagagagagtttgagagagatcaatttgatgcataaaaattggaaAATGAAAGTGATATGGTTGGTGAAGAATTTCGTGAATCATGGCTTGTCATATAGCCTCCATtactttgtatttttgttagatatttcatgctagttgccaaataatggttcccacatgtcttggtgactcacaagggcataTAAcaatattaaattcatttagaagttgggtattgtacgagtacgaatacgggtgcatacgagtagaattgttgatgagaatgtaattataagcatttttgttaagtagaagtactttgatatgtgtcttgaagtctttcaaaagtgtactaatacatcttaatatactacatgtatatacattttaactgagtcgttaagtcatcgttagtcgttacatgtaagtgttgttttgaaacctttaagttaacgatctcatttaatgttgttaacccattgtttattatatctaatgagatgttaaattatcatattatcatgataatatgatgtatcaatatatattaatatgatatatatatatatatatatatatatatatatatatatatatatatatatatatatatatatatatatatatatatatattaaaactttgttacaatgataatcgttacatatatgcctcgttttgcaattcttaagttagtagtcttgttttacatatgtagttcattgttaacatacttaatgatatatataattatcatcttatcatgttaaatatggtgtaacaatatcttaatatgatacatatgtatttagtaggatgttgttataacgataatcgttatatatatcgtttcgagtttcttaacttagtagtcttattttatgcatataactctttgttaatatactttttgagatatttacttatcataatatcatattaactatatatatatccatatatatattatcatgtagtttttacaagtttttaacgttcgtgaatcgccggtcaacttgggtggtcatttgtctacatgaaactcatttcaaataatcaagtcttaacaagtttgattgcttaacatgttggaaacatttaggcatgcaaatatagttttcatttaatatataatcatggaaaagttcgggtcactacaaaaaataTAGCAAAACCCATTTCATCTAAAACCCAAATTGCAACTAAATTAATACATGAATCTAAGTATTACTTACCTTGAAATGATCACGAAATCACCATGAATCTGAATCCATAACTTGTTTAAATCGGTCTAACAAGATCAAGAGCTCGGATTTACAAAGTGACAAGGTGTAGGTACGGTTTCTATTTTCTAAATTGTGGGGAAAATGTAAGAAACAGCTAGAAgcatgtaacaaccctacttttctcgttactatcgttacttgtccgttaattatttaatggtgATTACGTAGAAATCTATGTGTTTAAAtgatttaaatgcatacatgatcctagtggattacttaaaTTAATATGCTTATATTAATTGATTAACTTATTTCGGATAACGAAACACTTAGAAAACGACACGATTACGATAATCGCATAGAAAacctttcagtttacggaactcataaAATTGatgaaataattatttttaataattattaactttatgaaaaacttaattaatgtattatttatttaatgaattaaactctgTCGATTGTGTTtcaacgaccggttaacgttccgggGACCTGGTACGGTTAacgcactcgaaacggaccacgcgaatACGAGTTAATAAGCAAAACGGACGAACCCACCCCATCACCCCCTTACTGGACTAATTTAGGTTTAATGGGTCACTAAATGGTTTGGTTTAGGCCCTAACCTAATTTAATTGGTAAATAAAACACTGCATCTTTTTCCCTAGCCTCATTTAGACGACATCTTCTTCCTCCCCCTTTGTTTGGCCGTCGCCCATCACCACACCACAACCACCATCATCAATCAAAATTAGACAAAACCTTGTGCATTAACGTTGTTCCTTTGATCGTTCTACACGCACTAGTACCAATTAATTGTGTTTTTGAGGTATAAATCACtaaccctaatctctttaaatctaATTTTGTTTAATTGCatagtgtacaagagtctagtgctcaattggttGTGATTGCATACGTTGTTAGTCGTTATTTTGTGTGATTGATGTATTTTGTTTGAATCACGAATTAGTTTGTTATGAATctgattaaatgagtttaattactgtttgtataatgtatctagatggatagatctcgaaaaattaatatatttggactttggatttgcatgatttcgttaccggatgtgctagttatgatcaattgaagttTTTGCTAGGGTTTTGCATGCAATACGAATTTTCCGGTGTTTATGGTTTATGAATGAGCCATTGAAATGCTAACCACTGGATTCCTTATTAAAAAAATGAGCCATTGAAATGCTAACCACTGGATTCCTTGTTAAAAATCACTCAAGATAGACTTAAGAATCATGTAAAACGGTTATGTATAGCTCTCGATATGATTAAACGAATATTGGTAACTCGTATTGAGCTGAAACTATTTTCATATGCACTCTAAATGACCTCACATGAACTAGAAATTatttgagactttgatcttctggaatattgtTATATAGATGTTCTTAAACACATTACAATTGTATGATAGCTCCTGAAAACATTGTTTGCTATGTGTTATATGCATCGCCAAATGATATGTCTGAATGCTGTCCAAAACAGAATGTCTGACTTAAAAGAATAAACTGTACAAAATGGCTACATGAAAGTCTTTGGTTATTTTATCATTGAAAATTTGGAGTATCTAGAGTCATTTCCAATTGACCGTTCATTAATTGCTATTTTTCaaaattaaatgagaatttttcaaaaactgctgcgcatgctgaaactgatttggtaaaccttaaCTAGACCTTATCTGAAACCCGATTTGTAGACATTGTATGAGGGCATGACTAGGCTTTTcggaaacatctcatatagagggcatgacggttaactgtgggaccagagttaatacgccgttagtcaattctgacggggtattacatatggtatcagagccaggttaccTAGGATTAGGCTGCATTCGAGTGTCGGACCTTAGGACACCTTTTGAGTCTAAACTGTAACCATAGACTAGTTTGAGCTATATAGACTATAGTTACACTACTTACTGCTTTACTTGATTTCATATCTAACTTAAATGATATAATTTCTAGTATACTAACTTTGTGTTTCTTTTGAGTGTtagatgacttcttccaatccCATCATTCTTACTGACTCCGACACGGAATCTG comes from Rutidosis leptorrhynchoides isolate AG116_Rl617_1_P2 chromosome 4, CSIRO_AGI_Rlap_v1, whole genome shotgun sequence and encodes:
- the LOC139840712 gene encoding uncharacterized protein encodes the protein MVNKKSNNELLLEKFARIFRLDINEDALVSDRLVKDSSSWRFNWEWARDSRGRTATELQQLQRLHGTFSFVNGDSDKWEWKLHNKGQFSTNVFTCLLNEKLLRLNAHIVSTARNNFLPQKVNIFIWRKKLKRLPFRDELDKRGVDLDTLLCPICSSAIECVEHALLTCPFAMDVWSRVRRWWGIHNHFYSGLDDMFVGNRSLASNNAPCKIWQVIEWVCGYILWKNRNAKVFGKNSWTGPMALNKIQIKTFQWISSHPRSSPIEWTNVYRIHLDFSCLFAQEH